The genomic DNA TTAGGGGTAAAAATCACttgtaataaatatatcaTTGGCTTGGAATGAGCTGATTGTTTGTCGGCCAACTTattctaatttattatttttcctcTATTGCAGAATACTTCGCCACTGTGGGAGGATTTTGTGGCTAAGGCCGGAAAACTGCACACATGCTTGAGGTAAGTTTATTTTGGATGTAAAATTGGTTTCCTCATCATGGAAAATTCTTTCTTGGACTTTAACGAGATTTCAACAGCGGCAAAATAACAACTGCAATTGCAAAACTTTAGAATGAGAACATGCGAATGAGTAAACAAATTGTTCGTTTACCTCAATTTGCTTTTATGCTTTTCACTTCCTCGCACACAGGCATAATGTGCCTATGAttatttttgtgctttttctgCTGTTGCTTTAGTTGCTAAATTTCTTGTTGTTGGGTGGAGACCACCGACACCGTCttcggtttttgtttattttattttctccgTCGTTGTTATGCCCAGACTTGGCCCAATTTTGCTTTCGGGCGAGGGTCCCCGCAGCAATGTCTGGTCAGAAGTGTATAGCCGCCACATAACGGCTGCATTAATCATTACCCCCAATCCTGTTGTCCGAGTTGAAATCACCGAGCTTGGCAAAACTTGCTCCGAGTGTTTGCCCACTGCGCTTGACACACATCTTGGCCAGGTCCACGCGAGGTGCGGACACTCGCCAACCACTTGAGCGGATCAAGACCCGCAGTTGGGGACCCATCTCTCTGTACTTTTGCCGGGCGTATCgacagtttattaaaaaaatatgcaatggCTATACATTGGATTATCCATGCGGTTGAATCTTTAACAGTGCGAaagatatttgtatttattctaAGCTTCTGACAGTTACTTCTGCTAAGATGCCGATAAGAGCCAAGTACTTCTTAGTTAGTTTTAGGAGCTACAGCAACTTATTTGAAATAGTAATGGTACAAATACTATTCATTTATACTTTATTGTATTAAGCTAATCAAACCAGTTTTGTAAAATtgagatttattaaaaatgtcaaataaacGAACTAGCAATAAACATGGTAGATAACCTTTAACTCATACCATATCATATTCAACAATCGAGTATTGGCTGCTCCAAAGGGTATTACAATCTTCGGTATCCGGGGATGGCCCGTTTTTATGCAGCGTTTCTTTTCAGTTCTTTTTCTAGCTGTCGTCTAATTGAAATGTCGCCCACGGCCAATTCAAGAAGATGTTTATTAAATCTATCTGGCTGCACGGGCCCACAATAATAATGATATTATACTTTGCTCTTCTCTGTTCACAGGGCCGCCATCCAGGCAATCGCCGCCTATTTGGATGCCTTCCAAAAGATAGCCGATGCGGCGACCAATTCAAGAGGTAAGTTCAAATCGTGGATTTGTTTGGGCTGTCTGCCTGCCTGCCCTCCTACCCCCACTTAATGCCGGGGGATCCCCTCTTCCGCTGGCCCACGTACTGAATCTCTTTCCTCTGCTTATTATTCATGCGTCTGCTCACAGTCGGCGGCGGTCATCGatctgattttttttcacattcacattcacgcTTTCGATGTTTATGTTGTTGATTTCCCCCAGTGCGTACGGATGGCGGTGTGTAGCTGTTCTGTCTGAGCTCACGCATTCGCTGGTTTtgctatttatatttatttattggctGCTTTGCGTCGCACTCATCGAGTGCCCCATTATGCAATGTCCGAGGTCCGATTCTCACAGCAAACAGCACACAGCTCACCTCACCCAGGACGGGAAATGCGAAAATTGCCAGATACTGGCAGCGAAGTTAGGAGAGCTTTGATCATACGCTGTCGCCCCTCGGGAAAAATCAAGCAGCTTGTATTTGGCacaatgtgtgtgttttgcattTGTCATGCCTTAGTCAGTTACAGTTGGATTCATTTTGAGTGGAAAATCTAGGCTTAGCCAATCCGAATGGGGTCTAGTGTGAAAATATGCAAGCACTCAGTGGGTAGATAACTGCCTAAAGCAAATAagctgttaaaataaatagtcGTAATGAAGTAATAACGTGTTTCAGGCTAAAAGATATGCTATTCCGCATTAAAAAACCcttcaataataaaacacTTATATTCATAAGCATGCAATTCGGAAATTCCGCTAAAGCATGCAACGGATGCATTTTCTTTAAGGAGATGcaactaaaataaatgtaattttgtaGTCGAAAGTAAAATTTGTAACCGCATTTCAATGATTACTATTCCCTTgcgaaaaaaagtaaaagagaTTGCTTATGTAGGAAAATTCCATTGATTAATTCCGAACGATTCTATTGATTCACAGCTAAATGCCTTCCTCGGTTTGAGAAATAACGATAAATTATGCAGTTTATATGTGGTTGAACGCAGTTGCTGATCATTAGGCTTTAAATGAATATTGCTGTGTTGAAACCGGCTTAATGCAGCTAAGCTTCCGAATTCCTATTTACAACTACTGGCGGCTTGCCAGACTTAACTTTTTCAATCATCTTCACTGGGAGTCTTGCATTAGCATATATTGATCGACTCTCGCCATGTGTTTTCGCCGCTTTTTGCGCCCCTTCGTGACCCTTATATATTTGACTGGTGCTAAGTGCATATCCACGTAAGTCCTGCTATTAGCTAGCCACCCCTTTTGGCCGTTTGCACTTGCTAAATGGTTTCATTAGTTTTAGTGGTTACTTGGCTTAGTTCGGTCAAGCATCGGCACAAGTGTCAATTCCCTCGCATTGTGCCACCCCGAAAGAGGGTGGAACGCAATTCGAGTCTCGGCTCTAGATTCTCGATTCGCACTTGGCACTTGGCACATGGCCACATGACCACCATGCGTCCTTTAAGGTGCTGTTGTTTCTGGCCACCCTCGTGAGTTCCCATTCAATTAGGAGTGATCTGGAGCAAGTGGCTCTGAGAGCAGGCTAGTCGCAAGTCAAAGCCGAATCAATAAGCTGCTGCCTATTTGGCAGATAATTACATACCGAACGAGGATGGCAGCAGTCCCAGTTTGAGTCGGAGGCAGTTCGAGATAATCGGGCCGCCTGTCATTTGCTAGTGCTatgcagaagcagaagcaggagCAGTAGCAGTTAGCCTGACCAGTTTCCCCGGATCCGACTTCTGGCATGGCATAATGGGCACACACGGGACTCGGGACTTGGGACTTGGGTATTGGGACCGAAGACTGGAGGAGTGCAATACCGAATCGTATCGCATGCAATGTCTGCTGCGCCTCCAAATCGAATCGACAGCCCATGGCGTGCGATTGTTGCTGCATGCTCTAAACATTTCCGCTGTCAGCTTTGCTCCCCAATCCCCTTGGACGTTCCCCTTcagtaatttaatttggcaaCTGTTTAATATTGCATGCTTAGGGTTTAAACAGAACTCTCGGTCTGTTTTTATAGCTGGACTTACATGGATGTACAAATTATCCTAGTTCTAGGCAATCCACCTTGCAGGGAATCGTTGGCCTAATTTGTGGTCTCTTACCACCAGTTAAAAGtaagcaatttatttgttcACAATACTCTAAGATGGAAGTTTTTTTACGTGGAAATAGTAGTTTTTAGCTTATGGAAAAAGCAACTAAaactaatttgtattttatttttttttatttattaaacaaatccCGTACAAATTAACCAAATCTGACGGTAAAAAGTAGCTTCGCCTACTACAGgataatacattttgtaatttctgcTAACAAACCTACAACCGAGACACACAACAAGAGGGTCAGACATTGAATTTTCATGTTTAAAGTATGGTTTAAGCTTAGCTACAGCTCTGGGCCACGTAAAAATTCGTTGCTATTAAGCCTTAAAAAGGTCCTAGGACTTTTCCTTTAAACTGGCACGTGATGGAAAGTTCTTGGTTTCGGATTACTACTCTGCAGATAAAATCCTTGCAGAATATCTAGTTTTTGTTCTTCGGCTTTGTCGACCAGTGCAATTAGGCAATTGTGTTTTCcaagttatttttcaaatcagTTTTAAATTGATCACCTAGTTCCTAATTCTAGCCTAATAGTACCAACCCTAATGCATTCCAAATCGTGTGCTTTCCATTGCAGGCGCCTCCAAGGAGATCGGCACCGCCCTGACCCGCGTCTGCCTGCGCCACAAGGCGGTGGAGACGCGGCTGAAGACCTTCACCAGCACCATCATGGATTGCCTGGTGCAGCCGCTGCAGGACAGGATCGAGGACTGGAAGCGCACGGTGGCCACCATCGACAAGGACCATGCCAAAGAGTACAAGCGCTGTCGCAGCGAGCTGAAGAAGCGCTCTAGCGACACGCTGCGGCTGCAGAAGAAGGCGCGCAAGGGCCAGACGGACGGACTGCAGTCCCTGATGGACTCGCACATGCAGGACGTCACCCTGCGccgggctgagctggaggaggtCGAGAAGAAGTCCCTGCGGGCGGCCATGGTGGAGGAGCGGCTGCGCTACTGCAGCTTCGTCCACATGCTGCAGCCGGTGGTGCACGAGGAGTGCGAGGTCATGTCTGAGCTGGGCCATCTTCAGGTGCGTACTGGTGCTCACACTCTTAATGCACTGATTCTAAAATGCTTTACATCTGCAGGAGGCCATGCAGTCGATTGCCTTGGTCACCAAGGAGCCCAGCGTTCTGCCACAGGCCTCCGAGGAGCTCATCCACGACGCCAAGGCCAGCATCAATCTCTATCCGGAGTCGCCGGGCGGAGGTTCCGGGTCCCAGGGCGGAGGCTGCTCCAACTCGCTGGGCTCCCGAAAGAGCTCCGTCTGCTCCATCAGCAGCATGAACAGCACCGGGTCCAGCAATTCGCCGGGCCATCACCACTATCCGCGCTCCCTGTCGCAGGTGCGTCGCCTCAGAGAGGTTCCTGCTCGCCCAAAACATTAAACATCCATTTGACACTGTGGCGTCCGCTCATTTATTGGTTTTCATCAACGTTCTTTTgtgtttcgttttcgtttctttAGTTTGTAACGCCCGCAATTCGCTTGAAACCTGGTGAATCCAGTGATAGTGGCTTTTGCTCATCGCCAGCGCTAACAACACAGGTTTTCATTTGttcttttctgtttgtttatacaaattacaaaaacacCTTTTGTGTGTCGCAtactaactttttttttgtttgtttcgaCCCCCCCCCCTAGACTTCGAATGCAACGAATCAGACGGCGAATGTATCCACGTGGCCCCCACATTCCCAGGACGTGGTGGACACCCTGCCACCGACCGCCGACCGTCCGCACACGATTTCGACGGCCTACGAAAAGGGCCACCAGCGACCGCCGCTGACCGTCTACACGTTCCAGAATCCGGAGACCATCCACGAGTCAAACAGCTGCCTCAACAACGGATCCACCGCCGCCAATGGGCAGCCGTCATCAGGTCAGGCCACGCCGGCCACTCAGAAGTCTCCGGCTGCTTCACTTAGTCGGCCGCCCTTGCCAGTTGTAAGTATGGTTGGGTTACACAGTCTAACTTCGTTATATGAaagtacaatttaaaaaaaattgttttttttttttattttattgaatgttttaatttgaaacaCTTAGGCTAATTAAACCCGTTACTTGTataacaggtagaaggaagcgttacctaccctataaagtatatatgttcttAATGGGGATCAATACCCGAGGCGATCAagccatttccgtctgtctgttcgtatgaacgtcgagatctcgaaaactataaaatttatagattTGGGATTGCATATACAGATTCTAGTTACGTCTACGCAgagaaagtttgtttttaaaagtcgACACCCCCCCTCTTACGGAGATATGGCAGATACCTCTATTTCggcaataaatgtttatttgatCCATATCAATCGAcataacaaaaatacaaatttcgttttatacttgtattttttttgtgcatttcggcataccgaaatCTATAATCATTAATGTTAAATTTCGGGGTAAGAAACTATAATTGAATAATATGAAGAGATcccaaatagctttaaaaagcTTATAACTTAGGTGtttatagaaatattattattatactcAAAAGGAAACACTATTTTATACCAAGTTACTTATGCTTACGTATGTATTTACATGGAGTGTTAAATTTAAGCTAAGATGGGCGGATGTTCGAATAGACGGGAAACCGACTATTGTCTTTTTTACATGCTATTAAGTTGTCTCTCTCGTTCTGTTGGCCATGACACTCGCCATAGAAGCCAGCCCATGTGGTGAGTACCTCGGAGTCAGAGCCCTCACCGTTCGTAGATCCAAAGCGCGCTCATCTGCATGCGCCCCGCTAGACCACTGACAACTAGGTCCCCTAAGTCGCCCCTTCATtgaacccaaacccaaaccatTAAACGCAACCTGGCTTGTGGCAGTGACTTACCAACGGTTTCCTCCTCTTTCAGCGCTGCTCGTCGCTGGAGCGACCGCTGTCGGCCCAGAGCAACCACCGCCAGGGAAGCGGGAGCAACCTGCTGCAGCGCCAGTGCCCCTCGCCGATTCCGGCTCATATCACGAAAGGTGAGTGGTCCGCCCTGTCCGGCATCCGTCCGGCATTTGTCCGTCCAGCTTGTCtccgtgtgtttgtgtgcacGCTTGCCCTCGGCTAATTCCATCAGTCTTACTAATGACCGTGTTCACCCGCATGTCCCGCTAACATCATCCGCACACAGAGCTGTCCGCAGCGCACCatgcacagcagcagcagcagcagcaaaatcagCAGCAAAATCAGCAGCAGCCCCAGACGCCGCCCACCTATGTGAACATGTCCGAGCTGGCCACCATGGCGGCCTTGAAGCTGGCCAACCAGCAGCAGAAGCCCTCTCCACCGCCCCTGCAGCAGCAGAGCTCCATCGACTCGACCAGCTCCCAGCATTCCAACGACTCCTCCGGCTCGCatcagctgctgcagcagcagcaacagcagcagcaccagcaccagccgCAGCTGAATCACCACTCAGCCACCGCCACACGCTCCCATTCCATATCCTCGACGGCCTCGTCACTGCACTCGCACCCGTCGATCGACTCCACCGTCGCTTGTGGCTCGCTGGTGGGCCAGCCCAACCACAGCACCAGCACCAACACGAACACCACCTCGCCGTCCAGTGGCAGCTCCACGCCACAAAACCATTACTCGCCCCTGTTAACCAACTCCCCCACGTCCACTGCCGCAGGTACCCCCAGCGGCAGCAGCGTAGGTCCCGGCTCCGCCCTGGGCTTTGTCTACCAGGTCAGCTCCCCGACGCCGCCCTCCAGTGAGGTGCTGAAGATCACCGAGCAGGCAGCGGCTGGCCAGGACCAAGGGCCGGGGGCCAACGGAGGCACGGAACCGGAGGAGACGGAGGATGAGCGGTCGCGGACCTCCGTCCTGCAGAAGGCCTCCATGTTCGAGAAGgctgcggcagcggcggcggtcTCGCCACCAGCTCCCATTCAGGTCCCGGCAGCAGCTTCCCCGGCTTCCGCGGCACGACGTTCCGAGACAGAGCAACAGGAAATGGGTAAGTAGAACCAGCGAGCAGCAGGATCGTTGTAGAGGAAGTGTGCCAATCATGTGGCTCCCTGTCCACTAGAGTGGGTCGATTTGAAtgtatccaaaaaaaaataacaaattgtaGAGGAAAATATTATCTCTAGAGAATTCTATGCAATCTAACAGTGtgagtctttttttttatggcagTGATGCATTTATATTTGAGGTTaccaaaaacacttttttggGTAGTTTTTTGCAACAtctaaagaatatattttatgtttggcTTTTTATTGTCAACTtagcaaaatataaaataaaaatcagaaaataaaatatatttagagcAGTTGAGATTAAACTTTCaatgaaaatacaaaattcgctgtaaaaaatttttgtgtttttgcttcttcatttttcactttatttCACGAATATACactattcttaaaaaaatgaattgttaaataagaatttttcataaataaaaaaaatctttacaaagtaatattttaacaatgaAAGGGGTTTTCATTTTCTGTGAATGCTGTATGTAATATTTATACTATTCTAGTCAAACGAGGTCTTAGAGACCATAAGTATGTTTACCAATGTTGCTCAGAATTCTTTAAAGATTATTTCCTCCTCTTCTGTTGTAAGTCACCCAAATCGACAAACTCTGCCGCCCACCCAGCACCAAAAAGCACTTTGAACATGAGATTTCCTCGCCTCCACTTTACTTGTCCAGCgcccattttaatttataattgacAAACATATCGAGAATATTTCCTAACcccaaaaatttcttttattttgtttttccctcCCTCTTCTCtacaatttttggtttgttgtgTAAACGCAACGACAACAACTGCACCAAATCAACTTGAAACCATTATTATTTCGTATTGGTTTTGACTTCATGTTCACCTTACCCAAAATCTCTGCCATCTGTAAACTATTATTCACAATGAACCAAatgcacaacaacaacaacaacaccatcTCCAAAAATCAATACCAACAACTATGAAAAATATGATCTAATAGACAAGTCTTTCGAAGATTCAATACAAGcactaaataatttaattggcGAACTAGACTCGTTCCAACGTGAGATCGATGAGGGCAAGGGCAAGTCGACGAGCAACATCATCAGTatcagtggcagcagcagcaacagcaacaacagcaacaacaacaacaatacgacgagcagcagcaacagcagcagcgacaacaacaacctGCCCGCCACCATCAACATTGAGCCCTGCGCCATCAGCAATCAGACGAACTCGAGCGGCTGTGGAACGGACATTTCGGACACCACGTCCGACGACCTGGCCGGCGACGAAATGGACGCCAGGCGGCGGGATCGGGATCGCGATCGTGATCGGGACCAGGATCTGCTGGGCGCCAGCGATTCGGAGCTGAGTCGCTGCTATGTGAGCGAAACTAGTTCGCTGACCGGAGGCCTGACAGCCGGCGGCTACGAGAATCCCACGTTTGCGCACTTCGTGGCCAATGCGAACCGGGAGGACGTCGTTTCACTGGCCTCGGACAGCGTCTGTCTGGGCCAGCCGCGCCACGCCTACGTGGACACCTgcagcgacagcggcagcgCAGTGGTGGTGATCTACGACCACCAGATCCCCAACACGCCGGACATTGAGTTCGTGAAGCAGAACTCGGAGATCGTGGTGCTGCGTACCAAGGACCCGCAGCCCAGTGCGCTGCAGCTGCACGAGATGCGCGAGCTGCAGCAGTTGCCGGCCAATCTGGCCGGTTCGCCGGACTCCTCGCCGGACTCGGCCGGCGGCCAGGCGCCGCCGACAGCAACTGTGGCGCCCGCCAAGCAGCGACTCTCCTCGTTTCGAGCCACCAGCgagcagcagttgcagctcCTCGGACGCGGCAGCCCGCAAAGAGGTAAAGCACCCACTGAGCAGGCCACACAGAGCAGGCCTCAGGAACGGCATTGCCCACAGCAGAA from Drosophila gunungcola strain Sukarami chromosome 2R unlocalized genomic scaffold, Dgunungcola_SK_2 000012F, whole genome shotgun sequence includes the following:
- the LOC128255908 gene encoding probable serine/threonine-protein kinase tsuA isoform X22, encoding MDLSLERDSSALGSLFQQIINDMKNTSPLWEDFVAKAGKLHTCLRAAIQAIAAYLDAFQKIADAATNSRGASKEIGTALTRVCLRHKAVETRLKTFTSTIMDCLVQPLQDRIEDWKRTVATIDKDHAKEYKRCRSELKKRSSDTLRLQKKARKGQTDGLQSLMDSHMQDVTLRRAELEEVEKKSLRAAMVEERLRYCSFVHMLQPVVHEECEVMSELGHLQEAMQSIALVTKEPSVLPQASEELIHDAKASINLYPESPGGGSGSQGGGCSNSLGSRKSSVCSISSMNSTGSSNSPGHHHYPRSLSQFVTPAIRLKPGESSDSGFCSSPALTTQTSNATNQTANVSTWPPHSQDVVDTLPPTADRPHTISTAYEKGHQRPPLTVYTFQNPETIHESNSCLNNGSTAANGQPSSGQATPATQKSPAASLSRPPLPVKPAHVRCSSLERPLSAQSNHRQGSGSNLLQRQCPSPIPAHITKELSAAHHAQQQQQQQNQQQNQQQPQTPPTYVNMSELATMAALKLANQQQKPSPPPLQQQSSIDSTSSQHSNDSSGSHQLLQQQQQQQHQHQPQLNHHSATATRSHSISSTASSLHSHPSIDSTVACGSLVGQPNHSTSTNTNTTSPSSGSSTPQNHYSPLLTNSPTSTAAGTPSGSSVGPGSALGFVYQVSSPTPPSSEVLKITEQAAAGQDQGPGANGGTEPEETEDERSRTSVLQKASMFEKAAAAAAVSPPAPIQVPAAASPASAARRSETEQQEMDKSFEDSIQALNNLIGELDSFQREIDEGKGKSTSNIISISGSSSNSNNSNNNNNTTSSSNSSSDNNNLPATINIEPCAISNQTNSSGCGTDISDTTSDDLAGDEMDARRRDRDRDRDRDQDLLGASDSELSRCYVSETSSLTGGLTAGGYENPTFAHFVANANREDVVSLASDSVCLGQPRHAYVDTCSDSGSAVVVIYDHQIPNTPDIEFVKQNSEIVVLRTKDPQPSALQLHEMRELQQLPANLAGSPDSSPDSAGGQAPPTATVAPAKQRLSSFRATSEQQLQLLGRGSPQRGKAPTEQATQSRPQERHCPQQKDVDGSGQPAVDPARRQLPPKPTSLSLFNGPAPGAGDRPMVPRKSDFKSDLDEKIRRQKQKVKLQLHQQQQQQSPQQQQQQQQQQAPQEQQHSPQSPQTRNCNVTTKLAAKVSAFASASAFASVSASASASSDPYPNQNHRMPNQHQTAITSNHKQCKTPATMALSPLPSSSPRGHLPLSSSSLSSSSLPLPETTSTSTTSNTTSSPSSMLPASDRPPAHPYVCSNAPANPHHANSITNAHANANANATASLKPCITPRPASLSGGAAGGGSTRIARRSSINQAKPPPPVRRSSSVTPSPNASVGLQHQHQQQQQHATLPQQNLQLSSSSEHFPPPPAFMLDAMPQMPSSALKVSETVRALAAMRHQPASPVALRRMQQQQQQQQLQQQQQQLQQQPLLQSVHNCSPTAFYDSYDSYLDLHAYAYAHGLVNGQQPAGEQMAHQQRFTHQPLQNHYLQQQQQPQQQPPQQSPVYQAPAACRCHVPHLITSGGRRGWRRRHLRPAQAGQHHVQLPHEQPQSQRTRSPTATDPAQGEPESNCTAQCTTQQQAAAAAAAAASSRRHLRQSTAASGRGVHLHAEWLVHVAAATAATL
- the LOC128255908 gene encoding methylcytosine dioxygenase TET isoform X30, which gives rise to MDLSLERDSSALGSLFQQIINDMKNTSPLWEDFVAKAGKLHTCLRAAIQAIAAYLDAFQKIADAATNSRGASKEIGTALTRVCLRHKAVETRLKTFTSTIMDCLVQPLQDRIEDWKRTVATIDKDHAKEYKRCRSELKKRSSDTLRLQKKARKGQTDGLQSLMDSHMQDVTLRRAELEEVEKKSLRAAMVEERLRYCSFVHMLQPVVHEECEVMSELGHLQEAMQSIALVTKEPSVLPQASEELIHDAKASINLYPESPGGGSGSQGGGCSNSLGSRKSSVCSISSMNSTGSSNSPGHHHYPRSLSQFVTPAIRLKPGESSDSGFCSSPALTTQTSNATNQTANVSTWPPHSQDVVDTLPPTADRPHTISTAYEKGHQRPPLTVYTFQNPETIHESNSCLNNGSTAANGQPSSGQATPATQKSPAASLSRPPLPVKPAHVRCSSLERPLSAQSNHRQGSGSNLLQRQCPSPIPAHITKELSAAHHAQQQQQQQNQQQNQQQPQTPPTYVNMSELATMAALKLANQQQKPSPPPLQQQSSIDSTSSQHSNDSSGSHQLLQQQQQQQHQHQPQLNHHSATATRSHSISSTASSLHSHPSIDSTVACGSLVGQPNHSTSTNTNTTSPSSGSSTPQNHYSPLLTNSPTSTAAGTPSGSSVGPGSALGFVYQVSSPTPPSSEVLKITEQAAAGQDQGPGANGGTEPEETEDERSRTSVLQKASMFEKAAAAAAVSPPAPIQVPAAASPASAARRSETEQQEMGGAAGGGSTRIARRSSINQAKPPPPVRRSSSVTPSPNASVGQTFRTSSPAAGGGGGGGGIYAQPKLVNTMSSFRTSSPSPNGHAHPLPPTQPKANPNLIAQLNARLNSKQQQQQQQQHQVEGIYGNQQQPAGEESIYMRSGLSMSQPQQQQHYDGKSEQVHHQHHHHQQQQHRIYASFGTSSSAIMSSAHLAGNSTKPSILTPTTSFNALPHFPLSSSTSSLLHKVSSFSNSSSASASASASPPPTAAATGSANSHYQPPQPPTAASANSKDFATYSSSFTKTPAAAHSPNMRQAHSHQQQQQQQQHYTCPPPLEDPPPPPIYAGSSATMPKKMARPPTGQSAPHSGAYAAASATATLPKNMMQQQQQQRLQQQQQQHHQQQQQQQQQYQQPAGMGIGNGNGNGNGHLGQRPQLPLPQQKLRAAQQQHLAEQQHQMHQQHQMQQQRQPPIPSRHSSVQQKIFVSTNPFIQTTAVKFHSPSASPTCGSPVTGSGSGSGSGSLASIYATTSRSSHHHQQQHAQQLQQQQQQQHYYRDVAGGNSNGGAAYYNHNAHAHAHAHAQAHHSNYATSTNIEKTGSIRAKTKAEFLENLNAKLAKQGMSGRAFAVRNLINSKALMYQSPQNLSRPSAQYRTPPPTYPNTSTTSNATCEDQC
- the LOC128255908 gene encoding protein MTSS 2 isoform X37, whose product is MDLSLERDSSALGSLFQQIINDMKNTSPLWEDFVAKAGKLHTCLRAAIQAIAAYLDAFQKIADAATNSRGASKEIGTALTRVCLRHKAVETRLKTFTSTIMDCLVQPLQDRIEDWKRTVATIDKDHAKEYKRCRSELKKRSSDTLRLQKKARKGQTDGLQSLMDSHMQDVTLRRAELEEVEKKSLRAAMVEERLRYCSFVHMLQPVVHEECEVMSELGHLQEAMQSIALVTKEPSVLPQASEELIHDAKASINLYPESPGGGSGSQGGGCSNSLGSRKSSVCSISSMNSTGSSNSPGHHHYPRSLSQFVTPAIRLKPGESSDSGFCSSPALTTQTSNATNQTANVSTWPPHSQDVVDTLPPTADRPHTISTAYEKGHQRPPLTVYTFQNPETIHESNSCLNNGSTAANGQPSSGQATPATQKSPAASLSRPPLPVRCSSLERPLSAQSNHRQGSGSNLLQRQCPSPIPAHITKELSAAHHAQQQQQQQNQQQNQQQPQTPPTYVNMSELATMAALKLANQQQKPSPPPLQQQSSIDSTSSQHSNDSSGSHQLLQQQQQQQHQHQPQLNHHSATATRSHSISSTASSLHSHPSIDSTVACGSLVGQPNHSTSTNTNTTSPSSGSSTPQNHYSPLLTNSPTSTAAGTPSGSSVGPGSALGFVYQVSSPTPPSSEVLKITEQAAAGQDQGPGANGGTEPEETEDERSRTSVLQKASMFEKAAAAAAVSPPAPIQVPAAASPASAARRSETEQQEMGGAAGGGSTRIARRSSINQAKPPPPVRRSSSVTPSPNASVGTFRTSSPAAGGGGGGGGIYAQPKLVNTMSSFRTSSPSPNGHAHPLPPTQPKANPNLIAQLNARLNSKQQQQQQQQHQVEGIYGNQQQPAGEESIYMRSGLSMSQPQQQQHYDDYATSTNIEKTGSIRAKTKAEFLENLNAKLAKQGMSGRAFAVRNLINSKALMYQSPQNLSRPSAQYRTPPPTYPNTSTTSNATCEDQC
- the LOC128255908 gene encoding methylcytosine dioxygenase TET isoform X31, translating into MDLSLERDSSALGSLFQQIINDMKNTSPLWEDFVAKAGKLHTCLRAAIQAIAAYLDAFQKIADAATNSRGASKEIGTALTRVCLRHKAVETRLKTFTSTIMDCLVQPLQDRIEDWKRTVATIDKDHAKEYKRCRSELKKRSSDTLRLQKKARKGQTDGLQSLMDSHMQDVTLRRAELEEVEKKSLRAAMVEERLRYCSFVHMLQPVVHEECEVMSELGHLQEAMQSIALVTKEPSVLPQASEELIHDAKASINLYPESPGGGSGSQGGGCSNSLGSRKSSVCSISSMNSTGSSNSPGHHHYPRSLSQFVTPAIRLKPGESSDSGFCSSPALTTQTSNATNQTANVSTWPPHSQDVVDTLPPTADRPHTISTAYEKGHQRPPLTVYTFQNPETIHESNSCLNNGSTAANGQPSSGQATPATQKSPAASLSRPPLPVKPAHVRCSSLERPLSAQSNHRQGSGSNLLQRQCPSPIPAHITKELSAAHHAQQQQQQQNQQQNQQQPQTPPTYVNMSELATMAALKLANQQQKPSPPPLQQQSSIDSTSSQHSNDSSGSHQLLQQQQQQQHQHQPQLNHHSATATRSHSISSTASSLHSHPSIDSTVACGSLVGQPNHSTSTNTNTTSPSSGSSTPQNHYSPLLTNSPTSTAAGTPSGSSVGPGSALGFVYQVSSPTPPSSEVLKITEQAAAGQDQGPGANGGTEPEETEDERSRTSVLQKASMFEKAAAAAAVSPPAPIQVPAAASPASAARRSETEQQEMGGAAGGGSTRIARRSSINQAKPPPPVRRSSSVTPSPNASVGTFRTSSPAAGGGGGGGGIYAQPKLVNTMSSFRTSSPSPNGHAHPLPPTQPKANPNLIAQLNARLNSKQQQQQQQQHQVEGIYGNQQQPAGEESIYMRSGLSMSQPQQQQHYDGKSEQVHHQHHHHQQQQHRIYASFGTSSSAIMSSAHLAGNSTKPSILTPTTSFNALPHFPLSSSTSSLLHKVSSFSNSSSASASASASPPPTAAATGSANSHYQPPQPPTAASANSKDFATYSSSFTKTPAAAHSPNMRQAHSHQQQQQQQQHYTCPPPLEDPPPPPIYAGSSATMPKKMARPPTGQSAPHSGAYAAASATATLPKNMMQQQQQQRLQQQQQQHHQQQQQQQQQYQQPAGMGIGNGNGNGNGHLGQRPQLPLPQQKLRAAQQQHLAEQQHQMHQQHQMQQQRQPPIPSRHSSVQQKIFVSTNPFIQTTAVKFHSPSASPTCGSPVTGSGSGSGSGSLASIYATTSRSSHHHQQQHAQQLQQQQQQQHYYRDVAGGNSNGGAAYYNHNAHAHAHAHAQAHHSNYATSTNIEKTGSIRAKTKAEFLENLNAKLAKQGMSGRAFAVRNLINSKALMYQSPQNLSRPSAQYRTPPPTYPNTSTTSNATCEDQC